From one Sardina pilchardus chromosome 6, fSarPil1.1, whole genome shotgun sequence genomic stretch:
- the plekhg6 gene encoding pleckstrin homology domain-containing family G member 6, protein METAKTSHPSKTPNQSTGSDAVPLEGMDSNNQRKDARAETPKEGERDAEVDNVPDTTVPAADVVDGHRVALDKHRSNTVGPQKKQRQRIVDFGTVSKASAVSVKSRTPLIQGLFIQGASDKTPVTEGGSLEELKQALESYAVPVDLTWKWAEEGDVHILEESWTELVHSHWMMSKTQRHQQEALWEFLHTELTYINKMIIVTELVMAALSNLHQHGYLREVTSEKLFSNLPSILAAHQRFWQEVMCPILQMARKEGRPFDPLMLEPGCLQFPERFPSYFQYCLEEETAVDFTRKQTESNPHFFAFLTWVETHPQCSRMRLGDMQAKPHQRITKYPLLLKAVLKSTEDSETQDSLKRMLSSVDNFVDNINNHLVQRDEELALFQCSQRIEGYNVMEGMSEEIDKHVKDFCQFDLMSPVRGLGPDVIRKLLLEDTIKIRGRKDSKVEAVLLLFSDVMLVTKGQRKSEKLKVVRPPLALDRTRCSALKDGYSFVLVEVSDLGCAVSVYAVSTSSPESCSAWVSAIESAQDSLRTQRASGVSAEPDVESVFVEEVQLDQSESRVDPALNNAAVDPIESQSEGSITPQQLTEEVTSAENADAELPGKRRKFSESRSQSMYSNLGQVVRSTPSEGMPSQPGSRKNSEGKLCEIFVPGIQERRVTWSQSRQTSAKHVPSSKDTARADRPITPHALLLSGYTEEAITQSESVPSTFSVITEYVSVEPDVSQSDYLRVKSAQQSVRSNQSDQSEGNQSRRDSWYNQSGEDESLIESRRFSRKLKSPRLRRRRQINNQATTEPVDTGQAPTGRPRNTNSSSNSDSDGSHRQHGKQAVGSHRVLKLSSLKKNRGVLWIADQPDRLSPDLNTFSEPELPWRAPDKTTHNPPLKTQRSSSIPEAIFQEPLLHSPPKKHLRPPPAPSPPPSNFQLKDSPLESILERAKGREKGREGAKNGGRKDEKSPTTPERPPSSSFSTTSSTSPSDGDRETEGEEVKPNSLPVTRLLHGWREGNVDGSDDERKSSPMAASVDWPGWCFDDEEITHFLSPNNDDSWDELEKTLTSMDFSHKGPQEEGQCSEV, encoded by the exons ATGGAGACGGCGAAAACCAG CCATCCCTCCAAGACACCTAACCAAAGCACAGGAAGTGATGCCGTTCCCCTGGAGGGTATGGACTCCAATAACCAGAGGAAGGATGCCCGAGCAGAGACGccaaaggagggggagagagatgctgaAGTGGACAACGTCCCAGATACCACTGTGCCAGCTGCAGATGTAGTCGATGGCCACCGGGTGGCGCTAGACAAGCACCGATCCAACACAGTGGGCCCGCAG AAGAAACAGAGGCAGAGGATTGTGGATTTTGGAACAGTAAGCAAGGCCTCAGCTGTCAGTGTCAAATCCAGAACCCCACTCATTCAGGGCCTCTTCATACAGGGAGCATCTGACAAGACTCCAGTCacggag GGTGGGTCTCTGGAGGAGCTGAAACAGGCTCTCGAGTCCTACGCAGTACCCGTGGACCTAACTTGGAAGTGGGCAGAGGAAGGGGACGTCCACATACTGGAGGAGAGCTGGACTGAGCTAGTGCATTCTCACTGG ATGATGTCAAAGACACAACGTCACCAGCAGGAGGCACTGTGGGAGTTCCTCCACACTGAGCTCACTTACATCAACAAGATGATCATCGTCACTGAG CTGGTGATGGCTGCGCTGTCTAACTTGCACCAGCATGGGTATCTGCGGGAG GTCACCTCAGAAAAACTGTTCTCGAACCTTCCATCCATTCTTGCAGCTCATCAACGTTTTTGGCAGGAAGTGATGTGCCCCATTCTGCAAATGGCTCGAAAGGAAGGGCGTCCGTTTGACCCCCTGATGTTGGAGCCTGGCTGCttacag tttcCAGAGCGTTTCCCGTCATATTTTCAGTACTGTTTGGAAGAGGAGACGGCAGTGGATTTCACACGAAAACAGACGGAGTCTAACCCCCACTTCTTCGCTTTCCTAAcg TGGGTAGAGACACACCCCCAGTGTTCTCGCATGCGCTTGGGCGACATGCAGGCGAAGCCACACCAGAGGATTACCAAGTACCCTCTGCTTCTCAAGGCCGTTCTGAAGAGCACAGAGGACTCTGAGACCCAGGACTCCCTCAAGAGGATG CTGTCCAGCGTAGACAACTTTGTGGACAACATCAACAATCACCTGGTACAGAGGGACGAGGAGCTTGCCTTGTTTCAGTGCTCCCAAAGAATAGAGGGCTACAACGTGATGGAAGGAATGAGCGAAGAAATTGACAAG CATGTCAAGGATTTCTGCCAGTTTGATTTGATGAGTCCCGTGCGGGGGCTGGGCCCTGATGTTATCCGCAAGCTTCTATTGGAGGACACCATCAAGATTAGAGGAAGAAAAGACAGCAAG GTTGAGGCGGTGCTCCTTCTCTTCTCGGATGTGATGCTGGTGACCAAAGGCCAGAGGAAGTCAGAGAAACTGAAAGTAGTGCGCCCCCCACTGGCCCTGGACAGAACTCGCTGCTCTGCCCTCAAAGACGGCT actcCTTTGTCCTGGTTGAAGTGAGCGAtctgggctgtgctgtgagcGTGTATGCAGTCTCCACCTCCAGCCCAGAGAGCTGCTCTGCTTGGGTTTCTGCCATTGAAAGCGCCCAG GACTCTTTAAGGACACAGAGAGCAAGTGGAGTGAGTGCGGAACCAGATGTTGAGTCCGTCTTCGTTGAAGAGGTGCAGCTGGACCAATCAGAGTCCAGGGTCGACCCTGCATTGAATAACGCTGCTGTCGACCCAATAGAGAGCCAGTCAGAGGGAAGCATCACACCTCAGCAGCTAACAGAGGAAGTTACATCAGCAGAAAATGCAGATGCAGAGTTACCGGGAAAACGGCGCAAGTTTAGTGAGTCGCGCAGCCAGTCAATGTACAGCAATCTGGGACAGGTAGTGAGAAGCACTCCAAGCGAAGGTATGCCGTCACAGCCTGGCTCTCGGAAGAACAGTGAGGGCAAGTTGTGCGAGATTTTTGTGCCTGGTATTCAGGAGAGGAGAGTCACCTGGAGTCAGTCACGTCAAACATCAGCCAAACACGTCCCATCCTCAAAAGACACGGCTCGTGCAGATAGGCCAATCACCCCACATGCTTTGCTGCTGAGTGGATACACAGAAGAGGCGATCACACAGAGTGAATCAGTGCCTAGCACATTCTCAGTGATCACTGAATACGTCAGTGTTGAACCTGATGTCAGCCAGTCCGATTACCTCAGAGTCAAGTCAGCTCAGCAATCAGTCAGatccaaccaatcagaccagtcGGAGGGAAACCAATCGAGGCGGGACTCGTGGTACAACCAGTCAGGCGAGGATGAGTCTTTGATTGAGTCACGGAGGTTTTCACGCAAGCTGAAGTCTCCCCGGCTACGAAGGAGGCGGCAGATAAACAACCAGGCAACTACTGAGCCGGTGGACACTGGTCAAGCTCCGACAGGTCGGCCGCGAAACACCAACTCCTCATCCAACTCTGACTCCGACGGCAGCCACCGTCAGCATGGCAAACAGGCGGTGGGCTCCCACCGCGTGCTCAAGCTGAGCTCCCTCAAAAAGAACCGAGGCGTGCTCTGGATTGCGGACCAGCCGGACAGACTGTCGCCAGATCTGAACACCTTCTCAGAGCCCGAGCTGCCCTGGAGAGCGCCTGACAAAACAACTCACAATCCCCCACTGAAGACCCAGAGGAGCTCGTCCATCCCAGAAGCAATCTTCCAGGAGCCTCTGCTCCACTCACCACCCAAGAAGCACTTGAGGCCTCCACCTGCCCCATCCCCTCCGCCGAGCAACTTCCAACTCAAGGATTCCCCTCTGGAGAGCATTCTGGAGCGTGCCAAAGGGCGCGAGAAGGGGCGAGAGGGGGCAAAAAATGGTGGCAGGAAGGACGAAAAGTCCCCTACGACTCCAGAGCGTCCACCTTCGTCCTCGTTCTCCACAACCTCCTCTACGTCACCCAGTGACGGGGACCGAGAGacggagggggaggaggtgaaaCCCAACAGTCTTCCAGTGACCAGGCTGCTCCATGGGTGGCGAGAGGGAAACGTGGACGGGAGTGAtgatgagaggaagagcag ccCTATGGCGGCTAGTGTTGACTGGCCAGGCTGGTGCTTTGACGATGAAGAAATCACCCACTTCTTGTCCCCTAATAATGACGATAGCTGGGACGAGCTGGAGAAAACACTAACTTCCATGGACTTCAGCCACAAAGGGCCGCAAGAGGAAGGCCAGTGTAGTGAGGTTTAA